A stretch of the Lactuca sativa cultivar Salinas chromosome 9, Lsat_Salinas_v11, whole genome shotgun sequence genome encodes the following:
- the LOC111879430 gene encoding DNA-(apurinic or apyrimidinic site) endonuclease, chloroplastic isoform X4: MIGVIPKNLKIGALNFGISRRMGCQELSSSSKSKCSLSSQPEVIHSSNLDGFMNFHFPLNETTAEGANNNGETSAGMTVQELKTKLRSVGVPTAGSKDDLVCTWNKFFSEEVDEFQEVVEDEKSTRVNDVHGEKVSKRKAKSLSAEEHAEVMSTVNSVDKRSTRRAKQTHADPNITVETCGHMQSRVAKTKSKAKSNTKKEPPLNTNKVSGKKATCLTSEVVSETCNKMDVSELPVEPWTVLAHKKPQKDWIPYNPRTMRPPPLADDAKHVKLMSWNVNGLRALLKLESFSALELAQREDFDVLCLQETKLQEKDVEAIKQRLLEGYENSFWTCSVSKLGYSGTAIISRIPPVSVRYGVGISDHDNEGRLVTTEFDSFYLISGYVPNSGDGLKRLSYRTTEWDPTLSNYVKELEKSKPVILTGDLNCAHQEIDIYNPAGNKRSAGFTIEERMSFEENFLKKGFVDTFRKQHPNVVGYTYWGFRHGGRKNNRGWRLDYFLVSESIADKVHDSFILPDVTGSDHCPIGLVLKL, translated from the exons AT GATCGGAGTAATTCCGAAGAACTTGAAAATTGGAGCTCTGAATTTTGGGATATCTAGACGAATGGGGTGTCAAGAACTCTCTTCAAGTTCAAAGTCGAAATGTTCCTTAAGCAGCCAGCCAGAGGTTATTCATTCATCTAACTTAGACGGATTTATGAACTTCCACTTTCCATTGAAT GAAACTACAGCTGAAGGTGCCAACAACAATGGGGAAACCTCTGCTGGAATGACAGTTCAAGAGCTTAAAACTAAATTGAG GAGTGTGGGGGTTCCAACAGCAGGTTCTAAAGATGATCTTGTATGCACTTGGAACAAATTCTTTTCTGAAGAAGTTGATG AGTTTCAAGAGGTTGTTGAAGATGAAAAATCCACCAGAGTGAATGATGTTCATGGTGAAAAGGTTTCCAAAAGGAAGGCAAAAAGTTTGTCTGCTGAAGAACATGCTGAGGTTATGAGCACTGTTAATTCTGTAGATAAAAGGAGCACGAGACGTGCAAAACAAACCCATGCAGATCCAAACATCACTGTTGAGACTTGTGGACATATGCAGTCAAGAGTTGCAAAGACAAAATCTAAAGCTAAAAGTAATACCAAGAAAGAGCCTCCTCTGAACACCAATAAGGTGTCAG GTAAAAAAGCAACCTGCTTAACATCAGAAGTTGTTTCTGAAACATGCAATAAGATGGATGTTTCTGAACTTCCAGTTGAACCATGGACTGTTCTTGCTCACAAGAAGCCACAAAAAGATTGGATACCTTACAACCCTAGAACTATGAGACCTCCTCCTCTTGCTGATGATGCAAAACATGTGAAGCTAATGTCTTGGAATGTCAATGGTTTGAGGGCTTTGCTAAAACTGGAGAGCTTTTCTGCTTTAGAGCTTGCACAAAGAGAAGATTTTGATGTACTTTGCTTACAAGAAACAAAATTGCAG GAGAAAGATGTAGAAGCAATCAAACAACGTCTTTTGGAAGGATATGAGAATAGCTTTTGGACTTGTAGTGTCTCAAAGCTTGGATACTCTGGGACTGCAATTATCTCTAGG ATACCACCAGTTTCTGTTAGATATGGAGTTGGGATATCAGATCATGATAATGAAGGAAGGCTTGTGACAACAGAATTTGATTCATTTTATCTAATAAGTGGATATGTTCCTAATTCTGGTGATGGTCTGAAAAGGCTG TCATACAGGACAACAGAGTGGGATCCTACTCTTAGCAATTATGTGAAG GAGCTGGAAAAGTCAAAACCTGTCATCTTAACTGGTGATCTGAATTGTGCTCATCAAGAAATAGACATCTACAATCCTGCA GGAAACAAGCGAAGTGCTGGTTTTACAATTGAGGAAAGAATGTCATTTGAGGAAAATTTCCTAAAAAAAGGTTTTGTTGATACCTTCCGGAAACAGCATCCTAATGTTGTTGGCTATACTTACTGGGGTTTCAGGCATGGTGGGCGAAAAAATAACAGAG GATGGAGGCTGGACTACTTCCTTGTATCAGAGTCGATTGCAGATAAAGTCCATGACTCTTTCATTCTTCCAGATGTTACAGGCAGTGATCACTGTCCAATTGGCCTTGTTCTTAAGCTGTAA
- the LOC111879430 gene encoding DNA-(apurinic or apyrimidinic site) endonuclease, chloroplastic isoform X6, producing the protein MIGVIPKNLKIGALNFGISRRMGCQELSSSSKSKCSLSSQPEETTAEGANNNGETSAGMTVQELKTKLRSVGVPTAGSKDDLVCTWNKFFSEEVDEFQEVVEDEKSTRVNDVHGEKVSKRKAKSLSAEEHAEVMSTVNSVDKRSTRRAKQTHADPNITVETCGHMQSRVAKTKSKAKSNTKKEPPLNTNKVSGKKATCLTSEVVSETCNKMDVSELPVEPWTVLAHKKPQKDWIPYNPRTMRPPPLADDAKHVKLMSWNVNGLRALLKLESFSALELAQREDFDVLCLQETKLQEKDVEAIKQRLLEGYENSFWTCSVSKLGYSGTAIISRIPPVSVRYGVGISDHDNEGRLVTTEFDSFYLISGYVPNSGDGLKRLSYRTTEWDPTLSNYVKELEKSKPVILTGDLNCAHQEIDIYNPAGNKRSAGFTIEERMSFEENFLKKGFVDTFRKQHPNVVGYTYWGFRHGGRKNNRGWRLDYFLVSESIADKVHDSFILPDVTGSDHCPIGLVLKL; encoded by the exons AT GATCGGAGTAATTCCGAAGAACTTGAAAATTGGAGCTCTGAATTTTGGGATATCTAGACGAATGGGGTGTCAAGAACTCTCTTCAAGTTCAAAGTCGAAATGTTCCTTAAGCAGCCAGCCAGAG GAAACTACAGCTGAAGGTGCCAACAACAATGGGGAAACCTCTGCTGGAATGACAGTTCAAGAGCTTAAAACTAAATTGAG GAGTGTGGGGGTTCCAACAGCAGGTTCTAAAGATGATCTTGTATGCACTTGGAACAAATTCTTTTCTGAAGAAGTTGATG AGTTTCAAGAGGTTGTTGAAGATGAAAAATCCACCAGAGTGAATGATGTTCATGGTGAAAAGGTTTCCAAAAGGAAGGCAAAAAGTTTGTCTGCTGAAGAACATGCTGAGGTTATGAGCACTGTTAATTCTGTAGATAAAAGGAGCACGAGACGTGCAAAACAAACCCATGCAGATCCAAACATCACTGTTGAGACTTGTGGACATATGCAGTCAAGAGTTGCAAAGACAAAATCTAAAGCTAAAAGTAATACCAAGAAAGAGCCTCCTCTGAACACCAATAAGGTGTCAG GTAAAAAAGCAACCTGCTTAACATCAGAAGTTGTTTCTGAAACATGCAATAAGATGGATGTTTCTGAACTTCCAGTTGAACCATGGACTGTTCTTGCTCACAAGAAGCCACAAAAAGATTGGATACCTTACAACCCTAGAACTATGAGACCTCCTCCTCTTGCTGATGATGCAAAACATGTGAAGCTAATGTCTTGGAATGTCAATGGTTTGAGGGCTTTGCTAAAACTGGAGAGCTTTTCTGCTTTAGAGCTTGCACAAAGAGAAGATTTTGATGTACTTTGCTTACAAGAAACAAAATTGCAG GAGAAAGATGTAGAAGCAATCAAACAACGTCTTTTGGAAGGATATGAGAATAGCTTTTGGACTTGTAGTGTCTCAAAGCTTGGATACTCTGGGACTGCAATTATCTCTAGG ATACCACCAGTTTCTGTTAGATATGGAGTTGGGATATCAGATCATGATAATGAAGGAAGGCTTGTGACAACAGAATTTGATTCATTTTATCTAATAAGTGGATATGTTCCTAATTCTGGTGATGGTCTGAAAAGGCTG TCATACAGGACAACAGAGTGGGATCCTACTCTTAGCAATTATGTGAAG GAGCTGGAAAAGTCAAAACCTGTCATCTTAACTGGTGATCTGAATTGTGCTCATCAAGAAATAGACATCTACAATCCTGCA GGAAACAAGCGAAGTGCTGGTTTTACAATTGAGGAAAGAATGTCATTTGAGGAAAATTTCCTAAAAAAAGGTTTTGTTGATACCTTCCGGAAACAGCATCCTAATGTTGTTGGCTATACTTACTGGGGTTTCAGGCATGGTGGGCGAAAAAATAACAGAG GATGGAGGCTGGACTACTTCCTTGTATCAGAGTCGATTGCAGATAAAGTCCATGACTCTTTCATTCTTCCAGATGTTACAGGCAGTGATCACTGTCCAATTGGCCTTGTTCTTAAGCTGTAA
- the LOC111879430 gene encoding DNA-(apurinic or apyrimidinic site) endonuclease, chloroplastic isoform X2, with protein MNYTLNLGFRNFLIPQRIGVIPKNLKIGALNFGISRRMGCQELSSSSKSKCSLSSQPEVIHSSNLDGFMNFHFPLNETTAEGANNNGETSAGMTVQELKTKLRSVGVPTAGSKDDLVCTWNKFFSEEVDEFQEVVEDEKSTRVNDVHGEKVSKRKAKSLSAEEHAEVMSTVNSVDKRSTRRAKQTHADPNITVETCGHMQSRVAKTKSKAKSNTKKEPPLNTNKVSGKKATCLTSEVVSETCNKMDVSELPVEPWTVLAHKKPQKDWIPYNPRTMRPPPLADDAKHVKLMSWNVNGLRALLKLESFSALELAQREDFDVLCLQETKLQEKDVEAIKQRLLEGYENSFWTCSVSKLGYSGTAIISRIPPVSVRYGVGISDHDNEGRLVTTEFDSFYLISGYVPNSGDGLKRLSYRTTEWDPTLSNYVKELEKSKPVILTGDLNCAHQEIDIYNPAGNKRSAGFTIEERMSFEENFLKKGFVDTFRKQHPNVVGYTYWGFRHGGRKNNRGWRLDYFLVSESIADKVHDSFILPDVTGSDHCPIGLVLKL; from the exons ATGAATTATACGTTGAATTTAGGGTTTCGCAATTTCCTTATTCCCCAAAG GATCGGAGTAATTCCGAAGAACTTGAAAATTGGAGCTCTGAATTTTGGGATATCTAGACGAATGGGGTGTCAAGAACTCTCTTCAAGTTCAAAGTCGAAATGTTCCTTAAGCAGCCAGCCAGAGGTTATTCATTCATCTAACTTAGACGGATTTATGAACTTCCACTTTCCATTGAAT GAAACTACAGCTGAAGGTGCCAACAACAATGGGGAAACCTCTGCTGGAATGACAGTTCAAGAGCTTAAAACTAAATTGAG GAGTGTGGGGGTTCCAACAGCAGGTTCTAAAGATGATCTTGTATGCACTTGGAACAAATTCTTTTCTGAAGAAGTTGATG AGTTTCAAGAGGTTGTTGAAGATGAAAAATCCACCAGAGTGAATGATGTTCATGGTGAAAAGGTTTCCAAAAGGAAGGCAAAAAGTTTGTCTGCTGAAGAACATGCTGAGGTTATGAGCACTGTTAATTCTGTAGATAAAAGGAGCACGAGACGTGCAAAACAAACCCATGCAGATCCAAACATCACTGTTGAGACTTGTGGACATATGCAGTCAAGAGTTGCAAAGACAAAATCTAAAGCTAAAAGTAATACCAAGAAAGAGCCTCCTCTGAACACCAATAAGGTGTCAG GTAAAAAAGCAACCTGCTTAACATCAGAAGTTGTTTCTGAAACATGCAATAAGATGGATGTTTCTGAACTTCCAGTTGAACCATGGACTGTTCTTGCTCACAAGAAGCCACAAAAAGATTGGATACCTTACAACCCTAGAACTATGAGACCTCCTCCTCTTGCTGATGATGCAAAACATGTGAAGCTAATGTCTTGGAATGTCAATGGTTTGAGGGCTTTGCTAAAACTGGAGAGCTTTTCTGCTTTAGAGCTTGCACAAAGAGAAGATTTTGATGTACTTTGCTTACAAGAAACAAAATTGCAG GAGAAAGATGTAGAAGCAATCAAACAACGTCTTTTGGAAGGATATGAGAATAGCTTTTGGACTTGTAGTGTCTCAAAGCTTGGATACTCTGGGACTGCAATTATCTCTAGG ATACCACCAGTTTCTGTTAGATATGGAGTTGGGATATCAGATCATGATAATGAAGGAAGGCTTGTGACAACAGAATTTGATTCATTTTATCTAATAAGTGGATATGTTCCTAATTCTGGTGATGGTCTGAAAAGGCTG TCATACAGGACAACAGAGTGGGATCCTACTCTTAGCAATTATGTGAAG GAGCTGGAAAAGTCAAAACCTGTCATCTTAACTGGTGATCTGAATTGTGCTCATCAAGAAATAGACATCTACAATCCTGCA GGAAACAAGCGAAGTGCTGGTTTTACAATTGAGGAAAGAATGTCATTTGAGGAAAATTTCCTAAAAAAAGGTTTTGTTGATACCTTCCGGAAACAGCATCCTAATGTTGTTGGCTATACTTACTGGGGTTTCAGGCATGGTGGGCGAAAAAATAACAGAG GATGGAGGCTGGACTACTTCCTTGTATCAGAGTCGATTGCAGATAAAGTCCATGACTCTTTCATTCTTCCAGATGTTACAGGCAGTGATCACTGTCCAATTGGCCTTGTTCTTAAGCTGTAA
- the LOC111879430 gene encoding DNA-(apurinic or apyrimidinic site) endonuclease, chloroplastic isoform X1, translating into MNYTLNLGFRNFLIPQSFFGNRIGVIPKNLKIGALNFGISRRMGCQELSSSSKSKCSLSSQPEVIHSSNLDGFMNFHFPLNETTAEGANNNGETSAGMTVQELKTKLRSVGVPTAGSKDDLVCTWNKFFSEEVDEFQEVVEDEKSTRVNDVHGEKVSKRKAKSLSAEEHAEVMSTVNSVDKRSTRRAKQTHADPNITVETCGHMQSRVAKTKSKAKSNTKKEPPLNTNKVSGKKATCLTSEVVSETCNKMDVSELPVEPWTVLAHKKPQKDWIPYNPRTMRPPPLADDAKHVKLMSWNVNGLRALLKLESFSALELAQREDFDVLCLQETKLQEKDVEAIKQRLLEGYENSFWTCSVSKLGYSGTAIISRIPPVSVRYGVGISDHDNEGRLVTTEFDSFYLISGYVPNSGDGLKRLSYRTTEWDPTLSNYVKELEKSKPVILTGDLNCAHQEIDIYNPAGNKRSAGFTIEERMSFEENFLKKGFVDTFRKQHPNVVGYTYWGFRHGGRKNNRGWRLDYFLVSESIADKVHDSFILPDVTGSDHCPIGLVLKL; encoded by the exons ATGAATTATACGTTGAATTTAGGGTTTCGCAATTTCCTTATTCCCCAAAG CTTTTTTGGTAATAGGATCGGAGTAATTCCGAAGAACTTGAAAATTGGAGCTCTGAATTTTGGGATATCTAGACGAATGGGGTGTCAAGAACTCTCTTCAAGTTCAAAGTCGAAATGTTCCTTAAGCAGCCAGCCAGAGGTTATTCATTCATCTAACTTAGACGGATTTATGAACTTCCACTTTCCATTGAAT GAAACTACAGCTGAAGGTGCCAACAACAATGGGGAAACCTCTGCTGGAATGACAGTTCAAGAGCTTAAAACTAAATTGAG GAGTGTGGGGGTTCCAACAGCAGGTTCTAAAGATGATCTTGTATGCACTTGGAACAAATTCTTTTCTGAAGAAGTTGATG AGTTTCAAGAGGTTGTTGAAGATGAAAAATCCACCAGAGTGAATGATGTTCATGGTGAAAAGGTTTCCAAAAGGAAGGCAAAAAGTTTGTCTGCTGAAGAACATGCTGAGGTTATGAGCACTGTTAATTCTGTAGATAAAAGGAGCACGAGACGTGCAAAACAAACCCATGCAGATCCAAACATCACTGTTGAGACTTGTGGACATATGCAGTCAAGAGTTGCAAAGACAAAATCTAAAGCTAAAAGTAATACCAAGAAAGAGCCTCCTCTGAACACCAATAAGGTGTCAG GTAAAAAAGCAACCTGCTTAACATCAGAAGTTGTTTCTGAAACATGCAATAAGATGGATGTTTCTGAACTTCCAGTTGAACCATGGACTGTTCTTGCTCACAAGAAGCCACAAAAAGATTGGATACCTTACAACCCTAGAACTATGAGACCTCCTCCTCTTGCTGATGATGCAAAACATGTGAAGCTAATGTCTTGGAATGTCAATGGTTTGAGGGCTTTGCTAAAACTGGAGAGCTTTTCTGCTTTAGAGCTTGCACAAAGAGAAGATTTTGATGTACTTTGCTTACAAGAAACAAAATTGCAG GAGAAAGATGTAGAAGCAATCAAACAACGTCTTTTGGAAGGATATGAGAATAGCTTTTGGACTTGTAGTGTCTCAAAGCTTGGATACTCTGGGACTGCAATTATCTCTAGG ATACCACCAGTTTCTGTTAGATATGGAGTTGGGATATCAGATCATGATAATGAAGGAAGGCTTGTGACAACAGAATTTGATTCATTTTATCTAATAAGTGGATATGTTCCTAATTCTGGTGATGGTCTGAAAAGGCTG TCATACAGGACAACAGAGTGGGATCCTACTCTTAGCAATTATGTGAAG GAGCTGGAAAAGTCAAAACCTGTCATCTTAACTGGTGATCTGAATTGTGCTCATCAAGAAATAGACATCTACAATCCTGCA GGAAACAAGCGAAGTGCTGGTTTTACAATTGAGGAAAGAATGTCATTTGAGGAAAATTTCCTAAAAAAAGGTTTTGTTGATACCTTCCGGAAACAGCATCCTAATGTTGTTGGCTATACTTACTGGGGTTTCAGGCATGGTGGGCGAAAAAATAACAGAG GATGGAGGCTGGACTACTTCCTTGTATCAGAGTCGATTGCAGATAAAGTCCATGACTCTTTCATTCTTCCAGATGTTACAGGCAGTGATCACTGTCCAATTGGCCTTGTTCTTAAGCTGTAA
- the LOC111879430 gene encoding DNA-(apurinic or apyrimidinic site) endonuclease, chloroplastic isoform X3 has translation MNYTLNLGFRNFLIPQSFFGNRIGVIPKNLKIGALNFGISRRMGCQELSSSSKSKCSLSSQPEETTAEGANNNGETSAGMTVQELKTKLRSVGVPTAGSKDDLVCTWNKFFSEEVDEFQEVVEDEKSTRVNDVHGEKVSKRKAKSLSAEEHAEVMSTVNSVDKRSTRRAKQTHADPNITVETCGHMQSRVAKTKSKAKSNTKKEPPLNTNKVSGKKATCLTSEVVSETCNKMDVSELPVEPWTVLAHKKPQKDWIPYNPRTMRPPPLADDAKHVKLMSWNVNGLRALLKLESFSALELAQREDFDVLCLQETKLQEKDVEAIKQRLLEGYENSFWTCSVSKLGYSGTAIISRIPPVSVRYGVGISDHDNEGRLVTTEFDSFYLISGYVPNSGDGLKRLSYRTTEWDPTLSNYVKELEKSKPVILTGDLNCAHQEIDIYNPAGNKRSAGFTIEERMSFEENFLKKGFVDTFRKQHPNVVGYTYWGFRHGGRKNNRGWRLDYFLVSESIADKVHDSFILPDVTGSDHCPIGLVLKL, from the exons ATGAATTATACGTTGAATTTAGGGTTTCGCAATTTCCTTATTCCCCAAAG CTTTTTTGGTAATAGGATCGGAGTAATTCCGAAGAACTTGAAAATTGGAGCTCTGAATTTTGGGATATCTAGACGAATGGGGTGTCAAGAACTCTCTTCAAGTTCAAAGTCGAAATGTTCCTTAAGCAGCCAGCCAGAG GAAACTACAGCTGAAGGTGCCAACAACAATGGGGAAACCTCTGCTGGAATGACAGTTCAAGAGCTTAAAACTAAATTGAG GAGTGTGGGGGTTCCAACAGCAGGTTCTAAAGATGATCTTGTATGCACTTGGAACAAATTCTTTTCTGAAGAAGTTGATG AGTTTCAAGAGGTTGTTGAAGATGAAAAATCCACCAGAGTGAATGATGTTCATGGTGAAAAGGTTTCCAAAAGGAAGGCAAAAAGTTTGTCTGCTGAAGAACATGCTGAGGTTATGAGCACTGTTAATTCTGTAGATAAAAGGAGCACGAGACGTGCAAAACAAACCCATGCAGATCCAAACATCACTGTTGAGACTTGTGGACATATGCAGTCAAGAGTTGCAAAGACAAAATCTAAAGCTAAAAGTAATACCAAGAAAGAGCCTCCTCTGAACACCAATAAGGTGTCAG GTAAAAAAGCAACCTGCTTAACATCAGAAGTTGTTTCTGAAACATGCAATAAGATGGATGTTTCTGAACTTCCAGTTGAACCATGGACTGTTCTTGCTCACAAGAAGCCACAAAAAGATTGGATACCTTACAACCCTAGAACTATGAGACCTCCTCCTCTTGCTGATGATGCAAAACATGTGAAGCTAATGTCTTGGAATGTCAATGGTTTGAGGGCTTTGCTAAAACTGGAGAGCTTTTCTGCTTTAGAGCTTGCACAAAGAGAAGATTTTGATGTACTTTGCTTACAAGAAACAAAATTGCAG GAGAAAGATGTAGAAGCAATCAAACAACGTCTTTTGGAAGGATATGAGAATAGCTTTTGGACTTGTAGTGTCTCAAAGCTTGGATACTCTGGGACTGCAATTATCTCTAGG ATACCACCAGTTTCTGTTAGATATGGAGTTGGGATATCAGATCATGATAATGAAGGAAGGCTTGTGACAACAGAATTTGATTCATTTTATCTAATAAGTGGATATGTTCCTAATTCTGGTGATGGTCTGAAAAGGCTG TCATACAGGACAACAGAGTGGGATCCTACTCTTAGCAATTATGTGAAG GAGCTGGAAAAGTCAAAACCTGTCATCTTAACTGGTGATCTGAATTGTGCTCATCAAGAAATAGACATCTACAATCCTGCA GGAAACAAGCGAAGTGCTGGTTTTACAATTGAGGAAAGAATGTCATTTGAGGAAAATTTCCTAAAAAAAGGTTTTGTTGATACCTTCCGGAAACAGCATCCTAATGTTGTTGGCTATACTTACTGGGGTTTCAGGCATGGTGGGCGAAAAAATAACAGAG GATGGAGGCTGGACTACTTCCTTGTATCAGAGTCGATTGCAGATAAAGTCCATGACTCTTTCATTCTTCCAGATGTTACAGGCAGTGATCACTGTCCAATTGGCCTTGTTCTTAAGCTGTAA
- the LOC111879430 gene encoding DNA-(apurinic or apyrimidinic site) endonuclease, chloroplastic isoform X5 has translation MNYTLNLGFRNFLIPQRIGVIPKNLKIGALNFGISRRMGCQELSSSSKSKCSLSSQPEETTAEGANNNGETSAGMTVQELKTKLRSVGVPTAGSKDDLVCTWNKFFSEEVDEFQEVVEDEKSTRVNDVHGEKVSKRKAKSLSAEEHAEVMSTVNSVDKRSTRRAKQTHADPNITVETCGHMQSRVAKTKSKAKSNTKKEPPLNTNKVSGKKATCLTSEVVSETCNKMDVSELPVEPWTVLAHKKPQKDWIPYNPRTMRPPPLADDAKHVKLMSWNVNGLRALLKLESFSALELAQREDFDVLCLQETKLQEKDVEAIKQRLLEGYENSFWTCSVSKLGYSGTAIISRIPPVSVRYGVGISDHDNEGRLVTTEFDSFYLISGYVPNSGDGLKRLSYRTTEWDPTLSNYVKELEKSKPVILTGDLNCAHQEIDIYNPAGNKRSAGFTIEERMSFEENFLKKGFVDTFRKQHPNVVGYTYWGFRHGGRKNNRGWRLDYFLVSESIADKVHDSFILPDVTGSDHCPIGLVLKL, from the exons ATGAATTATACGTTGAATTTAGGGTTTCGCAATTTCCTTATTCCCCAAAG GATCGGAGTAATTCCGAAGAACTTGAAAATTGGAGCTCTGAATTTTGGGATATCTAGACGAATGGGGTGTCAAGAACTCTCTTCAAGTTCAAAGTCGAAATGTTCCTTAAGCAGCCAGCCAGAG GAAACTACAGCTGAAGGTGCCAACAACAATGGGGAAACCTCTGCTGGAATGACAGTTCAAGAGCTTAAAACTAAATTGAG GAGTGTGGGGGTTCCAACAGCAGGTTCTAAAGATGATCTTGTATGCACTTGGAACAAATTCTTTTCTGAAGAAGTTGATG AGTTTCAAGAGGTTGTTGAAGATGAAAAATCCACCAGAGTGAATGATGTTCATGGTGAAAAGGTTTCCAAAAGGAAGGCAAAAAGTTTGTCTGCTGAAGAACATGCTGAGGTTATGAGCACTGTTAATTCTGTAGATAAAAGGAGCACGAGACGTGCAAAACAAACCCATGCAGATCCAAACATCACTGTTGAGACTTGTGGACATATGCAGTCAAGAGTTGCAAAGACAAAATCTAAAGCTAAAAGTAATACCAAGAAAGAGCCTCCTCTGAACACCAATAAGGTGTCAG GTAAAAAAGCAACCTGCTTAACATCAGAAGTTGTTTCTGAAACATGCAATAAGATGGATGTTTCTGAACTTCCAGTTGAACCATGGACTGTTCTTGCTCACAAGAAGCCACAAAAAGATTGGATACCTTACAACCCTAGAACTATGAGACCTCCTCCTCTTGCTGATGATGCAAAACATGTGAAGCTAATGTCTTGGAATGTCAATGGTTTGAGGGCTTTGCTAAAACTGGAGAGCTTTTCTGCTTTAGAGCTTGCACAAAGAGAAGATTTTGATGTACTTTGCTTACAAGAAACAAAATTGCAG GAGAAAGATGTAGAAGCAATCAAACAACGTCTTTTGGAAGGATATGAGAATAGCTTTTGGACTTGTAGTGTCTCAAAGCTTGGATACTCTGGGACTGCAATTATCTCTAGG ATACCACCAGTTTCTGTTAGATATGGAGTTGGGATATCAGATCATGATAATGAAGGAAGGCTTGTGACAACAGAATTTGATTCATTTTATCTAATAAGTGGATATGTTCCTAATTCTGGTGATGGTCTGAAAAGGCTG TCATACAGGACAACAGAGTGGGATCCTACTCTTAGCAATTATGTGAAG GAGCTGGAAAAGTCAAAACCTGTCATCTTAACTGGTGATCTGAATTGTGCTCATCAAGAAATAGACATCTACAATCCTGCA GGAAACAAGCGAAGTGCTGGTTTTACAATTGAGGAAAGAATGTCATTTGAGGAAAATTTCCTAAAAAAAGGTTTTGTTGATACCTTCCGGAAACAGCATCCTAATGTTGTTGGCTATACTTACTGGGGTTTCAGGCATGGTGGGCGAAAAAATAACAGAG GATGGAGGCTGGACTACTTCCTTGTATCAGAGTCGATTGCAGATAAAGTCCATGACTCTTTCATTCTTCCAGATGTTACAGGCAGTGATCACTGTCCAATTGGCCTTGTTCTTAAGCTGTAA